The following proteins are co-located in the Bubalus bubalis isolate 160015118507 breed Murrah chromosome 23, NDDB_SH_1, whole genome shotgun sequence genome:
- the PPRC1 gene encoding peroxisome proliferator-activated receptor gamma coactivator-related protein 1 isoform X2: MAARRGRRDGIAPPASGGPGPDPGGGVRSSGWGSRSQAPYGTVGAVSGGEQALLHEEGDDSGFVSLSRLGPCLRDKDLEMEELILQDGALLGTMHSYMDASLISLIEDFGSLGESRLSLEDQNEVSLLTALTEILDNADSENLSPFDSIPDSELLVSPREGSSLHRLLSLSRTPPERDLITPTDPLGPSTGSSRVSGVEMALADPPWDFSPPSFLETSSPKLPNWRPPRSRTRWGQSPPPQQRSDGEEEEELAGFSSEMLAGELNNSVSSIPDFPMHLACPEEEEKTAAAAEMAVQAAGDESISSLSELVRAMHPYCLPNLTHLTALEDELQEQPDDLTLPEDCVVLEIVGQAATAGNDLEIPVVVRQIPAGPQPVLLDDTLEVSPALQLLMPSLEVETEVAVPKETLCPEDEGLSLDSKEKLEAASMLEPREVMEPVAPKGPQNPPANAMLSSQRARKGRRKKSKEQPAACAEGYTRRLRSASRGQSTAVPEVTSQGGSLPQEDLQREVGPPHGRGKPRAWARAWAAALEKPSSANLESSTEQASPAKADPVDLCPRLVDAIQANPVSTHLSLVDSAQADPMPLDSVEADSTVVDPGPTATDTEPVDPVLTNVASANSELVDPLPADPVLAESAAADPAVVVPISDDLPPVDPVLVKSVQVDSIPNDLSPVDPVLVKSRPTDPRRGAVSSAQRNPGAQLLLESESSEPPKANSPEVREVVGSLKGETGTSTTTQEVRPRPLSLSEYRRRRQQRQPEAEERTPQPPAGKWPSLPETPTGLADIPCLVIPPAPAKKTAPQRSPEAAPEACFGSVGPSPASPSPEPPATKPMASAPTEQVPSQEKLLPARPLPPAVQPMPPTMPTALPFPTGGLGMTPALPLPTNGQAVPNLPPPPLQPPSVPMSLGPVPPDPYTRYAPVPPWPCYPPVSPSGYPCLPPPPTVPLVSGTPGAFAVPPTCNVPWVPPPAPVPPYNSNCTYGPLGWGPGLQHPPFWPAVPPPPLPLTSVGRAVPPPKVEPGGIPAGSPESVPAVPMAPPLSLGAAGQGAPQTEPTKVEVKPVPASPHLKHKASSPVHSPRIKAPPCVSAENVAVEEPASERLKPEPQETRPKEKPPSPVAKAVPTPAPRQSTTTKLPAVHPARLRKLSFLPAPRTQGPEAVVQAFISEIGIEASDLSSLLEQFEKSEAKKECPPPAPADSLAVGNSGVDTPQEKRPLDRLQAPELANVAGLTPPATPPHQLWKPLAAVSLLAKAKSPKSTAQEGTLKPEGVTEAKHPAAARLHEGVRGPSPVHVGSGDHDYCVRSRTPPKKTPALVIPEVGSRWNVKRHQDITIKPVLSLGSVTSVPPGTAASQKPLDHRTSKEQADPQTPCLAPSALLSPEASPCRNDTNTRTLPDPSAKQQSVRCYRKACRSASPPSRGWQGRRGRSSRSLSSGSTRTSEASSSSSSSSSSSSRSRSRSRSLSPPHKRWRRSSCSSSGRSRRCSSSSSSSSSSSSSSSSSSSRSRSRSPSPRRRSDRRRRYSSYRSHDHYQRQRVLQKERAIEERRVVFIGKIPGRMTRSELKQRFSVFGEIEECTIHFRVQGDNYGFVTYRYAEEAFAAIESGHKLRQADEQPFDLCFGGRRQFCKRSYSDLDSNREDFDPAPVKSKFDSLDFDTLLKQAQKNLRR; the protein is encoded by the exons ATGGCGGCGCGCCGGGGACGGAGAGACGGAATCGCGCCGCCTGCGAGTGGGGGCCCCGGCCCCGACCCTGGTGGTGGAGTGCGCAGCAGCGGCTGGGGGAGTCGGAGCCAAGCACCATATGGCACCGTGGGCGCTGTGAGTGGCGGGGAGCAG GCGCTGCTGCACGAGGAGGGCGATGATTCTGGCTTTGTCAGTCTGTCTCGGCTGGGCCCCTGTTTGAGGGACAAGGACCTGGAGATGGAGGAGCTGATACTGCAGGATGGGGCGCTGCTGGGGACCATGCACAGCTATATGGATGCCTCTCTCATCTCCCTCATTGAAGATTTTGGTAGCCTTGGAGAG AGCAGATTATCTCTGGAGGACCAGAATGAAGTGTCGCTGCTCACAGCTCTGACGGAGATCTTGGACAATGCAGATTCTGAGAACCTGTCTCCATTTGACAGCATTCCTGACTCGGAGCTGCTCGTGTCACCTCGGGAGGGCTCCTCT cTGCACAGGTTGCTCAGCCTCTCTCGGACACCCCCAGAACGTGACCTCATCACCCCAACTGACCCGCTGGGGCCCAGCACAGGCAGTAGTAGAGTAAGTGGG GTTGAGATGGCGCTCGCAGATCCCCCTTGGGACTTCTCTCCACCTTCCTTCTTGGAGACCTCCTCCCCTAAGCTTCCTAATTGGAGACCCCCAAGGTCAAGAACCCGCTGGGGCcagtcccctcctccccagcagcGTAGtgatggggaggaagaggaggagctggCTGGCTTCAGCAGTGAGATGCTTGCTGGGGAGCTTAACAACTCTGTGAGCAGCATCCCGGACTTCCCCATGCACCTAGCCTGTcctgaggaggaagagaaaacagcagcagcagcagagatggcaGTACAGGCAGCTGGAGACGAGAGCATCTCCTCCTTGAGTGAGCTGGTGCGGGCCATGCACCCGTACTGCTTACCCAACCTCACCCACCTGACGGCGCTCGAGGATGAGCTTCAGGAGCAGCCAGATGACTTGACACTGCCTGAGGattgtgtggtgctggagattgTGGGTCAGGCGGCCACAGCTGGCAATGACCTGGAGATCCCAGTTGTGGTGCGACAGATCCCTGCTGGCCCCCAGCCTGTGCTCCTGGATGACACACTAGAGGTCAGTCCAGCCTTGCAGCTGCTCATGCCGTCACTAGAGGTAGAGACAGAGGTTGCTGTTCCCAAGGAAACCCTCTGCCCTGAGGATGAGGGCTTGTCACTGGACTCAAAGGAAAAGTTGGAGGCAGCCTCCATGTTGGAGCCCAGGGAGGTCATGGAGCCAGTGGCGCCCAAGGGGCCTCAGAACCCGCCAGCCAACGCCATGCTAAGTTCCCAGAGGGCTCGaaagggcaggaggaagaagagcaaGGAGCAGCCAGCTGCCTGTGCAGAGGGCTACACCAGGAGGCTGAGGTCGGCCTCTCGTGGGCAGTCTACAGCTGTTCCAGAGGTGACCTCTCAGGGAGGCAGCCTGCCTCAAGAGGACCTTCAAAGAGAGGTTGGGCCTCCCCATGGTAGAGGGAAGCCCCGGGCTTGGGCTCGGGCCTGGGCAGCTGCCTTGGAGAAACCCAGCTCTGCGAACTTGGAGAGCAGTACTGAGCAAGCTAGTCCTGCTAAAGCAGATCCTGTAGATCTCTGCCCTCGCCTGGTTGACGCTATCCAAGCCAACCCTGTTTCAACGCATCTCTCACTGGTTGACTCTGCTCAAGCTGACCCCATGCCACTTGACTCTGTTGAAGCTGATTCCACTGTAGTTGACCCTGGTCCCACTGCGACTGACACTGAACCTGTTGACCCTGTGCTAACTAACGTTGCTTCAGCGAACTCAGAGCTGGTTGACCCCCTCCCAGCTGATCCAGTCCTGGCTGAATCAGCAGCAGCTGACCCTGCAGTGGTTGTTCCCATCTCAGACGACTTGCCTCCAGTTGACCCTGTCCTGGTCAAGTCAGTACAGGTTGACTCTATTCCCAATGACCTGTCTCCAGTTGACCCTGTACTAGTTAAGTCTAGGCCAACTGATCCCAGACGTGGTGCAGTATCATCAGCCCAGAGGAATCCAGGTGCCCAGCTCCTCCTGGAATCAGAGTCCTCAGAGCCCCCAAAGGCCAACAGTcctgaagtcagggaggttgTAGGTTCTCTGAAGGGAGAAACTGGTACCAGTACCACAACCCAGGAAGTCAGGCCTCGGCCTCTTAGCCTATCTGAGTACCGGCGACGAAGGCAGCAGCGCCAGCCAGAGGCCGAAGAGAGGACCCCTCAGCCTCCAGCTGGGAAGTGGCCCAGCCTCCCAGAAACTCCCACAGGGCTGGCAGACATCCCTTGTCTTGTCATCCCTCCAGCCCCAGCCAAGAAGACAGCTCCACAGAGAAGTCCTGAGGCGGCTCCTGAGGCTTGCTTTGGGTCTGtgggccccagccctgcctctcctAGTCCTGAGCCACCTGCGACCAAACCTATGGCCTCAGCTCCTACTGAGCAGGTGCCATCCCAAGAGAAACTGCTGCCAGCAAGACCGctacctcctgctgtgcagcccatGCCCCCCACAATGCCCACTGCTCTGCCTTTTCCCACGGGTGGGCTGGGCATGACTCCTGCACTGCCCCTTCCCACAAATGGGCAAGCTGTGCCCAATctgcccccaccacccctgcAGCCTCCTAGTGTTCCGATGTCTCTGGGGCCAGTGCCACCTGATCCCTATACTCGCTATGCCCCTGTGCCACCCTGGCCTTGTTATCCTCCCGTGTCCCCTTCTGGCTATCCTTGCCTGCCCCCCCCACCAACGGTGCCCCTAGTGTCTGGTACTCCAGGTGCCTTTGCTGTGCCCCCCACTTGCAATGTGCCTTGGGtacctcctcctgccccagtcccACCTTATAATTCCAACTGTACCTACGGGCCCTTGGGATGGGGCCCAGGGCTGCAACACCCTCCATTCTGGCCTGCTGTTCCCCCACCTCCATTGCCTCTAACCTCAGTTGGAAGAGCTGTCCCCCCACCCAAGGTGGAGCCTGGTGGCATCCCAGCTGGCTCTCCTGAAAGTGTGCCAGCTGTGCCGATGGCTCCTCCCCTCAGTCTTGGGGCAGCTGGCCAGGGAGCTCCACAGACAGAGCCCACCAAGGTGGAGGTCAAGCCAGTGCCTGCATCTCCCCATCTGAAACACAAGGCGTCCTCCCCGGTGCACAGCCCTCGGATCAAGGCTCCACCGTGTGTGTCTGCTGAGAATGTGGCTGTTGAGGAGCCTGCATCAGAGAGGCTAAAGCCTGAGCCGCAGGAGACTAGGCCCAAGGAGAAACCACCCTCTCCTGTTGCCAAGGCTGTTCCCACACCGGCACCAAGGCAGAGCACTACCACCAAACTGCCTGCTGTCCACCCAGCCCGTCTAAGGAAACTGTCCTTTCTACCTGCCCCGCGTACCCAGGGTCCTGAGGCCGTGGTGCAGGCTTTCATCAGTGAGATTG GAATTGAGGCGTCGGACCTGTCCAGTCTGCTGGAGCAATTTGAGAAATCAGAAG ccaaaaaggAGTGCCCTCCCCCGGCTCCTGCTGACAGCCTGGCTGTAGGAAACTCAGG CGTTGACACTCCCCAGGAGAAGAGGCCCCTAGACCGGTTACAAGCCCCAGAACTGGCCAACGTGGCAG GGCTCACCCCTCCAGCTACCCCTCCCCATCAGTTATGGAAGCCCCTGGCTGCTGTCTCTCTTCTGGCCAAAGCCAAATCTCCTAAGTCCACCGCCCAGGAGGGAACCCTGAAGCCTGAAGGAGTTACAGAGGCCAAACATCCAGCTGCAGCCCGCCTCCACGAAGGGGTCCGTGGCCCTAGTCCAGTCCATGTGGGCTCTGGGGACCATGACTATTGTGTTCGGAGCaggacccccccaaaaaagacgCCTGCCCTAGTCATTCCAGAGGTGGGCTCCCGATGGAACGTCAAACGCCATCAGGATATCACCATCAAGCCTGTCTTGTCCCTGGGCTCAGTCACCTCTGTGCCTCCAGGCACAGCTGCCTCCCAGAAGCCACTTGATCACAGGACTAGCAAAGAGCAGGCAGATCCCCAAACTCCTTGCCTTGCCCCGTCTGCCTTGCTGTCCCCTGAGGCCTCACCCTGCCGGAATGACACGAACACTAGGACCCTCCCTGATCCCTCAGCCAAGCAGCAGTCAGTGCGCTGTTACCGAAAAGCCTGCAGGTCAGCCAGCCCCCCAAGCCGGGGCTGGCAAGGCCGCCGTGGCCGCAGCAGCCGTTCTCTGAGCTCTGGGTCCACCCGGACCAGCGAAGCATCTTCCTCCTCATCCTCATCGTCGTCTTCCTCATCCCGATCCCGGTCCCGGTCCCGGTCCCTCTCCCCCCCACACAAGAGGTGGCGAAG GTCCAGTTGCAGTTCCTCTGGACGTTCCCGGAGatgctcttcctcttcctcctcatcttcctcctcatcttcctcctcctcatcatcTAGTTCCCGAAGCCGGTCCCGCTCTCCATCTCCTCGCCGGAGAAGTGACAGGAGGCGGCG GTACAGTTCTTATCGTTCACATGACCATTACCAAAGGCAGAGAGTTCTGCAGAAGGAGCGTGCAATA GAAGAAAGAAGAGTGGTCTTCATTGGGAAGATACCTGGCCGCATGACTCGGTCAGAGCTGAAACAGAGGTTCTCTGTTTTTGGGGAGATTGAGGAATGCACCATCCACTTCCGTGTCCAAGG TGACAACTATGGCTTCGTCACTTACCGCTATGCCGAGGAGGCATTTGCAGCCATCGAGAGTGGCCACAAGCTGAGGCAGGCGGATGAACAGCCCTTTGATCTCTGCTTTGGGGGCCGCAGGCAGTTCTGCAAGAGAAGCTATTCTGATCTTG ACTCCAACCGGGAAGACTTTGACCCTGCTCCTGTAAAGAGCAAATTTGATTCTCTTGACTTTGACACATTGTTGAAACAGGCCCAGAAGAACCTCAGGAGGTAA
- the PPRC1 gene encoding peroxisome proliferator-activated receptor gamma coactivator-related protein 1 isoform X7: MVKDFPDALLHEEGDDSGFVSLSRLGPCLRDKDLEMEELILQDGALLGTMHSYMDASLISLIEDFGSLGESRLSLEDQNEVSLLTALTEILDNADSENLSPFDSIPDSELLVSPREGSSLHRLLSLSRTPPERDLITPTDPLGPSTGSSRVSGVEMALADPPWDFSPPSFLETSSPKLPNWRPPRSRTRWGQSPPPQQRSDGEEEEELAGFSSEMLAGELNNSVSSIPDFPMHLACPEEEEKTAAAAEMAVQAAGDESISSLSELVRAMHPYCLPNLTHLTALEDELQEQPDDLTLPEDCVVLEIVGQAATAGNDLEIPVVVRQIPAGPQPVLLDDTLEVSPALQLLMPSLEVETEVAVPKETLCPEDEGLSLDSKEKLEAASMLEPREVMEPVAPKGPQNPPANAMLSSQRARKGRRKKSKEQPAACAEGYTRRLRSASRGQSTAVPEVTSQGGSLPQEDLQREVGPPHGRGKPRAWARAWAAALEKPSSANLESSTEQASPAKADPVDLCPRLVDAIQANPVSTHLSLVDSAQADPMPLDSVEADSTVVDPGPTATDTEPVDPVLTNVASANSELVDPLPADPVLAESAAADPAVVVPISDDLPPVDPVLVKSVQVDSIPNDLSPVDPVLVKSRPTDPRRGAVSSAQRNPGAQLLLESESSEPPKANSPEVREVVGSLKGETGTSTTTQEVRPRPLSLSEYRRRRQQRQPEAEERTPQPPAGKWPSLPETPTGLADIPCLVIPPAPAKKTAPQRSPEAAPEACFGSVGPSPASPSPEPPATKPMASAPTEQVPSQEKLLPARPLPPAVQPMPPTMPTALPFPTGGLGMTPALPLPTNGQAVPNLPPPPLQPPSVPMSLGPVPPDPYTRYAPVPPWPCYPPVSPSGYPCLPPPPTVPLVSGTPGAFAVPPTCNVPWVPPPAPVPPYNSNCTYGPLGWGPGLQHPPFWPAVPPPPLPLTSVGRAVPPPKVEPGGIPAGSPESVPAVPMAPPLSLGAAGQGAPQTEPTKVEVKPVPASPHLKHKASSPVHSPRIKAPPCVSAENVAVEEPASERLKPEPQETRPKEKPPSPVAKAVPTPAPRQSTTTKLPAVHPARLRKLSFLPAPRTQGPEAVVQAFISEIGIEASDLSSLLEQFEKSEAKKECPPPAPADSLAVGNSGSVDTPQEKRPLDRLQAPELANVAGLTPPATPPHQLWKPLAAVSLLAKAKSPKSTAQEGTLKPEGVTEAKHPAAARLHEGVRGPSPVHVGSGDHDYCVRSRTPPKKTPALVIPEVGSRWNVKRHQDITIKPVLSLGSVTSVPPGTAASQKPLDHRTSKEQADPQTPCLAPSALLSPEASPCRNDTNTRTLPDPSAKQQSVRCYRKACRSASPPSRGWQGRRGRSSRSLSSGSTRTSEASSSSSSSSSSSSRSRSRSRSLSPPHKRWRRSSCSSSGRSRRCSSSSSSSSSSSSSSSSSSSRSRSRSPSPRRRSDRRRRYSSYRSHDHYQRQRVLQKERAIEERRVVFIGKIPGRMTRSELKQRFSVFGEIEECTIHFRVQGDNYGFVTYRYAEEAFAAIESGHKLRQADEQPFDLCFGGRRQFCKRSYSDLDSNREDFDPAPVKSKFDSLDFDTLLKQAQKNLRR; encoded by the exons ATGGTGAAGGACTTTCCAGAT GCGCTGCTGCACGAGGAGGGCGATGATTCTGGCTTTGTCAGTCTGTCTCGGCTGGGCCCCTGTTTGAGGGACAAGGACCTGGAGATGGAGGAGCTGATACTGCAGGATGGGGCGCTGCTGGGGACCATGCACAGCTATATGGATGCCTCTCTCATCTCCCTCATTGAAGATTTTGGTAGCCTTGGAGAG AGCAGATTATCTCTGGAGGACCAGAATGAAGTGTCGCTGCTCACAGCTCTGACGGAGATCTTGGACAATGCAGATTCTGAGAACCTGTCTCCATTTGACAGCATTCCTGACTCGGAGCTGCTCGTGTCACCTCGGGAGGGCTCCTCT cTGCACAGGTTGCTCAGCCTCTCTCGGACACCCCCAGAACGTGACCTCATCACCCCAACTGACCCGCTGGGGCCCAGCACAGGCAGTAGTAGAGTAAGTGGG GTTGAGATGGCGCTCGCAGATCCCCCTTGGGACTTCTCTCCACCTTCCTTCTTGGAGACCTCCTCCCCTAAGCTTCCTAATTGGAGACCCCCAAGGTCAAGAACCCGCTGGGGCcagtcccctcctccccagcagcGTAGtgatggggaggaagaggaggagctggCTGGCTTCAGCAGTGAGATGCTTGCTGGGGAGCTTAACAACTCTGTGAGCAGCATCCCGGACTTCCCCATGCACCTAGCCTGTcctgaggaggaagagaaaacagcagcagcagcagagatggcaGTACAGGCAGCTGGAGACGAGAGCATCTCCTCCTTGAGTGAGCTGGTGCGGGCCATGCACCCGTACTGCTTACCCAACCTCACCCACCTGACGGCGCTCGAGGATGAGCTTCAGGAGCAGCCAGATGACTTGACACTGCCTGAGGattgtgtggtgctggagattgTGGGTCAGGCGGCCACAGCTGGCAATGACCTGGAGATCCCAGTTGTGGTGCGACAGATCCCTGCTGGCCCCCAGCCTGTGCTCCTGGATGACACACTAGAGGTCAGTCCAGCCTTGCAGCTGCTCATGCCGTCACTAGAGGTAGAGACAGAGGTTGCTGTTCCCAAGGAAACCCTCTGCCCTGAGGATGAGGGCTTGTCACTGGACTCAAAGGAAAAGTTGGAGGCAGCCTCCATGTTGGAGCCCAGGGAGGTCATGGAGCCAGTGGCGCCCAAGGGGCCTCAGAACCCGCCAGCCAACGCCATGCTAAGTTCCCAGAGGGCTCGaaagggcaggaggaagaagagcaaGGAGCAGCCAGCTGCCTGTGCAGAGGGCTACACCAGGAGGCTGAGGTCGGCCTCTCGTGGGCAGTCTACAGCTGTTCCAGAGGTGACCTCTCAGGGAGGCAGCCTGCCTCAAGAGGACCTTCAAAGAGAGGTTGGGCCTCCCCATGGTAGAGGGAAGCCCCGGGCTTGGGCTCGGGCCTGGGCAGCTGCCTTGGAGAAACCCAGCTCTGCGAACTTGGAGAGCAGTACTGAGCAAGCTAGTCCTGCTAAAGCAGATCCTGTAGATCTCTGCCCTCGCCTGGTTGACGCTATCCAAGCCAACCCTGTTTCAACGCATCTCTCACTGGTTGACTCTGCTCAAGCTGACCCCATGCCACTTGACTCTGTTGAAGCTGATTCCACTGTAGTTGACCCTGGTCCCACTGCGACTGACACTGAACCTGTTGACCCTGTGCTAACTAACGTTGCTTCAGCGAACTCAGAGCTGGTTGACCCCCTCCCAGCTGATCCAGTCCTGGCTGAATCAGCAGCAGCTGACCCTGCAGTGGTTGTTCCCATCTCAGACGACTTGCCTCCAGTTGACCCTGTCCTGGTCAAGTCAGTACAGGTTGACTCTATTCCCAATGACCTGTCTCCAGTTGACCCTGTACTAGTTAAGTCTAGGCCAACTGATCCCAGACGTGGTGCAGTATCATCAGCCCAGAGGAATCCAGGTGCCCAGCTCCTCCTGGAATCAGAGTCCTCAGAGCCCCCAAAGGCCAACAGTcctgaagtcagggaggttgTAGGTTCTCTGAAGGGAGAAACTGGTACCAGTACCACAACCCAGGAAGTCAGGCCTCGGCCTCTTAGCCTATCTGAGTACCGGCGACGAAGGCAGCAGCGCCAGCCAGAGGCCGAAGAGAGGACCCCTCAGCCTCCAGCTGGGAAGTGGCCCAGCCTCCCAGAAACTCCCACAGGGCTGGCAGACATCCCTTGTCTTGTCATCCCTCCAGCCCCAGCCAAGAAGACAGCTCCACAGAGAAGTCCTGAGGCGGCTCCTGAGGCTTGCTTTGGGTCTGtgggccccagccctgcctctcctAGTCCTGAGCCACCTGCGACCAAACCTATGGCCTCAGCTCCTACTGAGCAGGTGCCATCCCAAGAGAAACTGCTGCCAGCAAGACCGctacctcctgctgtgcagcccatGCCCCCCACAATGCCCACTGCTCTGCCTTTTCCCACGGGTGGGCTGGGCATGACTCCTGCACTGCCCCTTCCCACAAATGGGCAAGCTGTGCCCAATctgcccccaccacccctgcAGCCTCCTAGTGTTCCGATGTCTCTGGGGCCAGTGCCACCTGATCCCTATACTCGCTATGCCCCTGTGCCACCCTGGCCTTGTTATCCTCCCGTGTCCCCTTCTGGCTATCCTTGCCTGCCCCCCCCACCAACGGTGCCCCTAGTGTCTGGTACTCCAGGTGCCTTTGCTGTGCCCCCCACTTGCAATGTGCCTTGGGtacctcctcctgccccagtcccACCTTATAATTCCAACTGTACCTACGGGCCCTTGGGATGGGGCCCAGGGCTGCAACACCCTCCATTCTGGCCTGCTGTTCCCCCACCTCCATTGCCTCTAACCTCAGTTGGAAGAGCTGTCCCCCCACCCAAGGTGGAGCCTGGTGGCATCCCAGCTGGCTCTCCTGAAAGTGTGCCAGCTGTGCCGATGGCTCCTCCCCTCAGTCTTGGGGCAGCTGGCCAGGGAGCTCCACAGACAGAGCCCACCAAGGTGGAGGTCAAGCCAGTGCCTGCATCTCCCCATCTGAAACACAAGGCGTCCTCCCCGGTGCACAGCCCTCGGATCAAGGCTCCACCGTGTGTGTCTGCTGAGAATGTGGCTGTTGAGGAGCCTGCATCAGAGAGGCTAAAGCCTGAGCCGCAGGAGACTAGGCCCAAGGAGAAACCACCCTCTCCTGTTGCCAAGGCTGTTCCCACACCGGCACCAAGGCAGAGCACTACCACCAAACTGCCTGCTGTCCACCCAGCCCGTCTAAGGAAACTGTCCTTTCTACCTGCCCCGCGTACCCAGGGTCCTGAGGCCGTGGTGCAGGCTTTCATCAGTGAGATTG GAATTGAGGCGTCGGACCTGTCCAGTCTGCTGGAGCAATTTGAGAAATCAGAAG ccaaaaaggAGTGCCCTCCCCCGGCTCCTGCTGACAGCCTGGCTGTAGGAAACTCAGG CAGCGTTGACACTCCCCAGGAGAAGAGGCCCCTAGACCGGTTACAAGCCCCAGAACTGGCCAACGTGGCAG GGCTCACCCCTCCAGCTACCCCTCCCCATCAGTTATGGAAGCCCCTGGCTGCTGTCTCTCTTCTGGCCAAAGCCAAATCTCCTAAGTCCACCGCCCAGGAGGGAACCCTGAAGCCTGAAGGAGTTACAGAGGCCAAACATCCAGCTGCAGCCCGCCTCCACGAAGGGGTCCGTGGCCCTAGTCCAGTCCATGTGGGCTCTGGGGACCATGACTATTGTGTTCGGAGCaggacccccccaaaaaagacgCCTGCCCTAGTCATTCCAGAGGTGGGCTCCCGATGGAACGTCAAACGCCATCAGGATATCACCATCAAGCCTGTCTTGTCCCTGGGCTCAGTCACCTCTGTGCCTCCAGGCACAGCTGCCTCCCAGAAGCCACTTGATCACAGGACTAGCAAAGAGCAGGCAGATCCCCAAACTCCTTGCCTTGCCCCGTCTGCCTTGCTGTCCCCTGAGGCCTCACCCTGCCGGAATGACACGAACACTAGGACCCTCCCTGATCCCTCAGCCAAGCAGCAGTCAGTGCGCTGTTACCGAAAAGCCTGCAGGTCAGCCAGCCCCCCAAGCCGGGGCTGGCAAGGCCGCCGTGGCCGCAGCAGCCGTTCTCTGAGCTCTGGGTCCACCCGGACCAGCGAAGCATCTTCCTCCTCATCCTCATCGTCGTCTTCCTCATCCCGATCCCGGTCCCGGTCCCGGTCCCTCTCCCCCCCACACAAGAGGTGGCGAAG GTCCAGTTGCAGTTCCTCTGGACGTTCCCGGAGatgctcttcctcttcctcctcatcttcctcctcatcttcctcctcctcatcatcTAGTTCCCGAAGCCGGTCCCGCTCTCCATCTCCTCGCCGGAGAAGTGACAGGAGGCGGCG GTACAGTTCTTATCGTTCACATGACCATTACCAAAGGCAGAGAGTTCTGCAGAAGGAGCGTGCAATA GAAGAAAGAAGAGTGGTCTTCATTGGGAAGATACCTGGCCGCATGACTCGGTCAGAGCTGAAACAGAGGTTCTCTGTTTTTGGGGAGATTGAGGAATGCACCATCCACTTCCGTGTCCAAGG TGACAACTATGGCTTCGTCACTTACCGCTATGCCGAGGAGGCATTTGCAGCCATCGAGAGTGGCCACAAGCTGAGGCAGGCGGATGAACAGCCCTTTGATCTCTGCTTTGGGGGCCGCAGGCAGTTCTGCAAGAGAAGCTATTCTGATCTTG ACTCCAACCGGGAAGACTTTGACCCTGCTCCTGTAAAGAGCAAATTTGATTCTCTTGACTTTGACACATTGTTGAAACAGGCCCAGAAGAACCTCAGGAGGTAA